From a single Miscanthus floridulus cultivar M001 chromosome 8, ASM1932011v1, whole genome shotgun sequence genomic region:
- the LOC136475676 gene encoding auxin-induced protein X15-like — protein sequence MGEQGRSSSNKIRDIVRLQQLLKKWKWLALSPKAGKSSSNHGVPKGFFAVCVGMEMKRFVIPTEYLGHWAFEELLKEAEEEFGFQHEGALRIPCDVKVFEGILRLVGRKEEAVCYCYSQPGILCR from the coding sequence ATGGGGGAGCAAGGCAGGTCAAGCAGCAACAAGATCAGAGACATTGTGAGGCTGCAACAACTTCTGAAGAAGTGGAAGTGGCTTGCACTCTCACCAAAAGCCGGCAAGAGCAGCAGCAACCATGGTGTTCCAAAGGGTTTCTTTGCAGTGTGCGTCGGCATGGAGATGAAGAGGTTTGTGATCCCCACGGAGTACCTAGGCCACTGGGCATTTGAGGAGCTCCTGAAGGAGGCAGAGGAGGAATTCGGGTTCCAGCATGAGGGGGCTCTGAGGATCCCCTGTGATGTGAAGGTGTTTGAGGGCATCCTGAGGCTGGTGGGCAGGAAGGAGGAGGCGGTGTGCTACTGTTATTCACAGCCTGGGATCTTATGCAGATGA